A stretch of Chitinophagaceae bacterium DNA encodes these proteins:
- a CDS encoding 4-hydroxyproline epimerase, protein MKHTFHCIDAHTCGNPVRLVKEGGPELQGNTMSEKRQHFMKEYDWIRRGLMFEPRGHDMMSGSILYPPHDLQNDVAVLFIETSGCLPMCGHGTIGTITIAIEEGLIKPKTPGIVRMEAPAGLVLISYKQEGKKVKSVNLTNVPSFLAATELTVHCPDLGELVIDVSYGGNFYAIVDVQKNFKGLENYSADKLISWARELRKNINTKYDFVHPENETIHGCSHILWTGAVIDKTSTARNAVFYGDKAIDRSPCGTGTSARMAQWYAKGKLKKGDEFIHESIIGSKFTGRIEEELTVAGKPAIRPGIEGWARIYGHNIITIDTEDDPYALGFQVL, encoded by the coding sequence ATGAAGCATACATTCCACTGCATAGATGCCCACACCTGCGGCAATCCCGTTCGTCTTGTAAAAGAAGGCGGCCCGGAACTGCAAGGGAATACCATGAGCGAAAAGCGCCAGCATTTCATGAAAGAATACGACTGGATACGTAGGGGCCTCATGTTTGAACCCCGCGGGCATGATATGATGAGCGGAAGCATCCTCTACCCGCCGCATGATCTGCAGAATGATGTGGCCGTTCTTTTCATTGAAACCAGCGGCTGCCTGCCCATGTGCGGACACGGAACCATCGGCACCATCACCATCGCCATAGAAGAAGGGTTGATAAAACCAAAAACACCCGGCATCGTGAGGATGGAAGCCCCTGCAGGATTGGTTTTAATTTCGTATAAGCAAGAAGGCAAAAAAGTAAAATCGGTTAATCTTACCAATGTGCCTTCATTTCTGGCAGCAACAGAACTAACTGTTCATTGCCCGGACCTGGGAGAATTGGTAATTGATGTTTCTTACGGCGGAAATTTTTACGCCATTGTGGACGTTCAGAAAAATTTCAAGGGACTGGAAAATTATTCAGCCGACAAATTAATAAGCTGGGCAAGAGAACTGAGAAAGAACATCAATACCAAATACGATTTTGTCCATCCCGAAAATGAGACCATACATGGATGCAGCCATATCTTATGGACCGGTGCGGTGATCGACAAAACGTCAACAGCCCGAAATGCCGTTTTTTATGGCGATAAGGCCATCGACCGCAGCCCCTGTGGTACCGGCACATCGGCTCGTATGGCACAGTGGTATGCGAAAGGCAAATTAAAGAAAGGAGATGAATTCATACATGAAAGCATCATTGGCAGTAAATTCACCGGGCGGATCGAAGAAGAATTAACGGTTGCCGGGAAACCGGCGATCAGGCCAGGCATTGAAGGCTGGGCAAGGATTTACGGGCATAATATAATTACCATTGATACCGAAGATGACCCGTATGCATTGGGTTTCCAGGTTTTGTGA
- a CDS encoding MBL fold metallo-hydrolase — MKIAFHGAARTVTGSKHLLTLKNGKKYLLDCGMFQGMGRQTDAMNRTWGFEPSEVTHLILSHAHIDHCGLIPKFVKDGFDGKIFCTPATKELSAVMLEDSAGIQESEIKYENKRRAQDGLPYLKPLYDTADAMAAMDHFVEVDYDKWFTIDENVEVQYTDTGHIIGSAAVHLKIKENGKITRISFSGDVGRYRDVILRSPAEFSQADYILLESTYGNSLHDVNTTTPDLVLKWIEKACIQKKGKLIIPAFSVGRTQEILYALNQLELERRLPDLNYFVDSPLSVKATEIIKNYPHYFNKTIQRILASDTDPFGFKGLKFIKSVDESKLLNFRNGPFVIISASGMADAGRVKHHISNNIENSHNTILFTGYCEPHSLGGKLLDGRKEVNIYGVAHEVNAEIGSIRSMSAHGDYDDLCQFLACQDPKKVKRLFLVHGEYNVQTEFKERLIRKGFVDVEIPEMHYEIGLT; from the coding sequence ATGAAAATAGCATTCCACGGCGCAGCCAGAACGGTAACCGGTTCCAAACACCTGCTTACCCTGAAGAACGGAAAGAAGTATTTACTGGATTGCGGCATGTTCCAGGGCATGGGGCGACAAACCGATGCCATGAACCGTACCTGGGGTTTTGAACCATCGGAAGTCACTCACCTTATCTTATCGCATGCACATATCGACCACTGCGGACTGATCCCCAAGTTTGTGAAAGATGGGTTTGACGGGAAGATATTCTGCACACCGGCCACCAAAGAATTATCGGCCGTGATGCTGGAAGATTCTGCCGGCATCCAGGAAAGCGAGATCAAATACGAGAACAAGCGAAGGGCACAGGATGGCCTGCCTTACCTGAAACCATTGTACGATACAGCCGATGCAATGGCGGCCATGGATCATTTTGTAGAAGTGGATTATGATAAATGGTTTACGATCGATGAAAATGTGGAAGTGCAGTACACCGATACCGGCCACATCATCGGCAGTGCTGCGGTGCATTTGAAGATCAAAGAAAACGGAAAGATCACCCGCATCAGTTTCAGCGGAGATGTGGGGCGATACCGGGATGTGATCTTACGGTCGCCGGCTGAATTTTCGCAGGCCGATTATATACTGCTGGAATCAACCTACGGCAACAGCCTGCATGATGTGAACACCACCACCCCCGACCTGGTCTTAAAATGGATCGAGAAGGCCTGTATCCAAAAGAAAGGGAAACTGATCATTCCTGCTTTCAGCGTGGGCCGTACCCAGGAAATATTATATGCCCTGAACCAGCTGGAACTGGAAAGGAGATTGCCTGACCTGAATTATTTTGTTGACAGTCCGCTGAGCGTGAAGGCCACAGAGATCATCAAGAATTATCCGCATTACTTTAATAAGACCATACAAAGGATATTGGCAAGCGACACGGATCCCTTCGGTTTTAAAGGATTGAAGTTCATTAAATCGGTGGATGAATCGAAGTTGCTCAATTTCCGCAACGGACCTTTTGTTATCATTTCGGCAAGCGGCATGGCAGATGCCGGGCGGGTGAAGCACCACATCAGCAACAATATTGAGAACAGCCACAACACCATTTTATTCACCGGGTATTGCGAACCGCACTCCCTGGGCGGTAAATTACTCGACGGCAGGAAAGAAGTGAATATCTATGGCGTGGCGCATGAAGTGAATGCCGAGATCGGTTCCATAAGAAGCATGAGTGCCCATGGAGATTACGATGACCTATGCCAGTTCCTGGCCTGCCAGGACCCCAAAAAAGTGAAACGGTTATTCCTGGTGCACGGTGAATATAATGTTCAGACGGAGTTTAAAGAACGCCTCATCCGGAAAGGGTTTGTTGATGTAGAGATCCCTGAAATGCACTACGAGATAGGGCTTACTTAA
- a CDS encoding FAD-dependent oxidoreductase, producing the protein MKVTIVGGGVIGLCSAYYLQKEGYEVTVIERGDITDGCSFGNMGYMSPSHFIPLASPGIIAEGIRHMLSSSSPFYIKPRLNWDLVQWGYHFWKNSNAATVKQNAPHLNNILHLSRQLINDMRNEIGDTFDMEEIGCLMMCKQPKTLEHEFHLADDAEKFGLKVERLKRDAVQQLETDVEVDVAGAVLFKDDCHFNPGKMMTALKNDLDKKGVRFQLNTTVTGFERSGKKISAVITNKGKFDCHEIVLSTGSWLPVVAKMLGIKLLLQPGKGYSHTYQHVEKNIKYPAILVDGRCAITPWKHQLRIGGTMELSGINNNVLVKRMQGIYDSARNFYPGLKIDFPPVEKIWNGLRPVTPDGLPYIGRVSEFENVVFAGGHAMLGISEGTGTGKLVSEIIQRKTTSIDITAFKPQRF; encoded by the coding sequence ATGAAAGTAACGATCGTTGGTGGCGGTGTAATCGGATTATGCAGCGCTTATTATTTGCAAAAGGAAGGATACGAAGTAACCGTTATTGAACGGGGCGATATAACAGACGGTTGTTCTTTTGGCAACATGGGATACATGTCGCCCAGCCATTTTATTCCGCTGGCAAGCCCCGGAATCATTGCCGAAGGTATCCGGCATATGCTCAGCAGCAGCAGCCCGTTCTATATAAAACCAAGACTGAACTGGGACCTGGTTCAATGGGGCTATCATTTCTGGAAGAACAGCAACGCGGCCACCGTAAAACAAAATGCACCACACCTGAATAATATTCTGCACCTGAGCCGGCAGCTGATCAACGATATGCGGAATGAGATCGGTGATACCTTTGATATGGAAGAGATCGGGTGCCTGATGATGTGCAAGCAGCCGAAAACACTGGAGCATGAATTTCACCTGGCCGATGATGCAGAAAAATTCGGACTGAAAGTGGAGCGGCTGAAACGGGATGCCGTACAGCAACTGGAAACAGATGTGGAAGTGGATGTTGCCGGGGCTGTTCTGTTCAAAGACGATTGCCATTTTAATCCCGGCAAGATGATGACCGCCCTCAAAAACGATTTAGACAAGAAAGGAGTAAGGTTTCAGCTCAATACAACGGTTACCGGTTTTGAAAGATCGGGCAAAAAGATCTCAGCAGTGATCACCAACAAGGGAAAATTTGATTGCCATGAGATCGTTCTGTCAACCGGGAGTTGGCTGCCCGTGGTTGCAAAGATGCTGGGCATTAAATTATTACTGCAACCGGGCAAGGGTTACAGCCACACGTACCAGCATGTAGAAAAGAATATCAAATACCCGGCTATCCTGGTCGACGGGAGATGCGCCATAACACCCTGGAAGCACCAGTTGCGCATTGGCGGCACGATGGAACTCAGCGGCATCAATAATAACGTACTTGTAAAACGCATGCAGGGCATTTATGACTCAGCCAGGAATTTTTACCCGGGATTAAAAATAGATTTTCCTCCCGTTGAAAAAATATGGAATGGCTTACGGCCTGTCACGCCGGACGGGCTGCCCTATATCGGCAGAGTTTCAGAATTTGAAAATGTTGTTTTTGCAGGTGGCCATGCTATGCTGGGCATTTCGGAAGGAACAGGTACCGGCAAACTGGTGAGTGAGATCATCCAGCGCAAGACAACATCGATCGATATCACGGCATTTAAACCGCAACGGTTTTAA